The region ATACGTACCCGTAGCTTCGCCCCTGCCACCATGCACAGTGCAGGATCCTCCTGTGAGTAATCTAGAGTGCCACATCATCTGAGACCACAAGTTCAAACATTCATTTGCTTACAGTGCATGTAGCTCTAGGAGCGGCTTAAAAATTGCATGTCAGCCCCTAACATATTACACTTAAGaccttattttaaaaaaattacgaagCATTATAATATTTTGCGACCACACCCTacaaaacaggaaaaaaaaaataaaacccaccCCTTCTTCTCGTTCTTGTCGttgcctctctcctctccatcTCGCTTTCAGACCACGACGCAGGTCGCGAGCGGggcagcggaggcggcgggctcggcggggcggaggaggaggccgccgacGGAGCGGCACGCGTGGCGGGTGGGCGCCGGCCCAGCGGCGTGGCGGGGCATTGGAGGAGGCCAGCGACGGAGCAGCACGcgtggcggcgggcggcgcggcggtgtgGAGGAGGCCGCTGACGGAGCCGCGCGCGTGGCGCGGTGGATCTCGGACCTCGGCGCGCATGCCACTCCCACTCTCCTCCACCGGCGGATCTCGGCGCGACGCAGTGGCTGCCGGAGCTCAGGATGGCGGCGGGCGGATCTCGGCGTAGCGGCGGGCGGAGCACGGGTGGGAGCGCGGCCGGACTTCGGGCGAGGTGGAAGGCGgagctcggcgccggcgcggcagcAGGCAGAGCacggcacggcgcggcggctgccggGGCTTAGGGCGGCGACGCGAACGGAGGTCGAGATGGCGACGAGGCGGATCTCGGCGCGGCGGACACCGTATCCCTCCTCCGATCGCCGCCTGACCGAGCTTCTTCAACCATGGTACTACTCTGCAAGCAAGCATCTTGGGAGGACCACATGCATTTGCCATTTTCAGCCTGAGGCAACCCTTGCAGAGGATACACAAACCTTGCAGAAATCACAGcttttcttccttctctccTCCAACTCAGATCGAAGCAAATGTGGACGCTTGAGGCTACTCGCCAGAGCGTAGCAGTGTGCATGTCCTGAAGGTACTCTAAGCCTCTAACTTGTTACAGCCCCAAAAAATTCTATTACAATGATACACTTGCTCGGcgtattcaaaaaataaactataataaaataccacaaaatatactctaaaaTTTACGTTCTCTCCGTCATATTATAAGTAGTTTTAGATCTAGAGACTTCTTTTTTGTGtcttgtcacatcagatatttagacgttaattatgagtattaaatataaactgataacaaaactaattacacgaataaagactatttcattagataaatttttaaagctTATTTAAGCtacgattagtaaatgtttactgtagcatcacattcgctaattatagactaattagatcCAATAGAATcatctcgtgaaatagtctagagtatatggtgggttttattaatagtctatatttaatacttgtaattaatgtccaaatattcaatgtaacagtgacttaaaaaaaaagttagcagGAACCAAATAGGCTCTAAGACATTTTAGCCTTGCGTCtattgctaataaatctagacatatatacaaaatatgtcCTTCATTATATTCATATGTCTAccataaatctagatatatataaaaaaaatatatattaatacgtatataaaatatatatatattaatacgtGGGATGAATATGAACATCGAAAGTCTCGTAACATGAACAGGTGAGTATTAAAATTTACGTTAGCCACCCAGAGCGCAATAATGCGAGACGAGCTCTCCGCCGAATGCGAatagaataatattttgtctCCTTCCTTCGCGGCCGGGGCCGGCCACCTTTCCCCATTGACGAgagtggacgacgacgacgactccaCCACCAGATCGACAAACACAACCACAGCTGCCTCGCGCTCCCCCActtcgccggccggcgaccaGCCGCTcccggaggcggcgacaaACGGCGTCGAGGTAATCCACGGTGGATCAAATTGGTTTGTTTCAGTTCAACAATTTTTTCTAGTGCATCGATTCGATGGGGACTGGAGTGACGACGCGACTGGATTTTGCAGTTCAAGCTGAACCTTTTTTTCGTCCGTCGTCCATGGGGGCGTCGTTGTCGGCGAACTCGAACCTCACCGACGCCGCGTGCGCCTCCCCTCCAGCCTGAACAATCACCTCGGCGAGCTCCTCCGCCGGGGGACGGGGTCGGACGTCACGCTCGTGGTGTCCGGCGAGTGCTTCCCGGCGCACAAGGCCGTCCTCGCGTCGAGGTCGCGGGTGTTCATGGCCCAGTTCTTCGGCCACATGATGGAGAAGCGCTCGCAGCGCGTCGAGATCACGGACATGGAGGCGGCAGTGTTCAGGGCCATGCTTGGCTTCATCTACACCGACATGGTGCCAGAGCTTGATCACCAGAATGACGGCGTCAACATCGCGCAGCATCTGCTCGCGGCCGCGGACAAGTACGATCTCGACGGGCTCAAGTCCATGTGCGAAGAAAAGCTCAGCAATGGCGGCACCACcgtggagacggcggcggcgactctgGCGCTGGCGGAGCAGCATGGCTGCCGGCGGCTCAAGGCCAAGTGCCTGGAGCTCATCGCCGCGAACCTCGATGCAGTCATGGCGACCGAGGGGTACAAGCATCTCATGGCGAGCTCGCCGCTTGCGATGAATGATCTTCTCAGGGCTGTGCGTGGAAGAAAGAACTGATCAAGAATCTTGGTGATGCTTGCGTTCTTGTCCGTGAATCGGTTGTGTTACTGTTTcttgtacatgtatatatgttgtcAATCGTTATTACGGTGTGCTTGTTGTATTTGAGTATTTGCTGAACTTTTAAATGATACAGCCATTATATGGTTTcatagtaattttattattgaaaTATCTTAGGATTCTATTTAATCCAATTcagttatataaaagttagtTTATTCGTTTGTATCGTCAAATACTCAtctcccatcgtttcgcagttgcaaccgcttataagccaaaatttaaatttttaaacttaaatttaaacttaaattttgggttttttatcgtggtttgttttaaaatttttacttttaagtCACTAtggacacatataaaagttttacctataaattatttttcgtttgtaaatacttTTTCGCTTTTTCTTCTAAAGTACTAAACTATGGGAGCCATTGCGATTTATTCCAGCCGCTGCCGATAAGCCCGTTAACCGTTCAAGCCACTACGGATCTATATAGTTCCGTAGTCTCACAGGGGTTTCACTTACCACGCAAACCGTCAAAACCGCAGCGTCGTGCTCCTGCGGATCCCGCACGGTAACCTCAAAAACCGTAAAAATcatgatgaatttgaatccaaaaaatttgaatttaaacctGCGCGGTTTTCGCGGCTTGCCGCGCGGTTTGCCGTGGTAACCGCGGTAACTGCTTGCTAAAACATCACATGAGAACGGCGATTACCGTGGTTTTCCACGTGGTTTTTTAGCCGAAACCACGAGGAAACCATGGTTACCGCGAGGAGACCAcgggtgtgatgtcaaataaaaactttaaaaaatctaaaaaatatatgaaaaataggaaaatattttgtgacataTTCatgacataggaaaaataggacAGTTATAGGGaaaccaagaaaattttcatatgatttttttctaaattcttgatattgcaacatacaaatatacaccTTCATTTCACctttcaccaaataattcacaccaataacaagtaacaacttcattttgattgttgcgtcacaactatacccactacccattattacgaataaaactattatgtatatactaatatgcacgtatattttttctccatacatattttccatatatccattgttgtatatttgtattttaatattatgtaccctagtgtccagtgtaaattaataatgactcaacacaaaatattcttaactatcttcctatgaaatattatttgcaatatgctattttttaattttgtttcccgaaattcttgtttatgatttttaattacatcggaaaaatattttttcataaatttctttgacaaaactacactatatatcaacatatacaatatatattttttcattaaattttctcaaactttttagatatcctaaaatttaaactcggttaccgcggcttactGAAGCCGTGCCTCCACGGAGGGCTCGGTTACCGCAGCAGTAACCGCGGTAACGCGAACCCTGTCCGGTACTGGTTGCATTAACATTCTTGTTACAATAATCACAGATCAAAACCATTATAATGTGATACTGAGTAGTAACAGTTCGAGTGAAATGTATAGCGGTATTTACCAAACAAACACAATCATTTACGTCAAGACCGACTTACTGGGAAAAAACAAAGTTTTAACTTGTGGTCATAAACTTTCTGCTAGTAGATATCGCCATTTCACTGTAGTATATATTGGGGAGCCACATACTGTACTAGATACTGTAATCACCATAGTTTAGATACTGCAGTCCTAAAATGAAATGGAATTTGATGCCcaaaattgtatatatgacCATGGCAACTGTTTAGTCtaacaaattaacaaaaatttccttcaaattaagtagctaaaaaaatccattgaTGTTTCGCCCATAAGCCCAGGCGGCCGCCTAGAGTTATGCAGAAAACTGAAGCGAAATCACAGAGAGAGGATTAGGAAAAGAAGTCTGATCATCAACAAAATTACCTGTTTATGTTGTAAGAAATCAGAACCAACCAGCAACCGCGAAAGCAAGAAGGCGATTCCTCCGAGCTATCGATTGAGTCAACTACTCATCTCAAAGTCAAGATGATGGAGGTATCGCTCTGCTCTACTCGACCCGGTGTGGAAGGCGGTGAAGTCAGTCGTCGCCTGGCAGCTCATATACAGCTCGAGACATATGGCAATCCCTAATACAACATTTACATCCGAATCTGCATTTAGTATCGGTGGAAGAGTCATTAGTCCATGTCGTAGTCTACTTACGTCTCAACTTGTGTACGCACTTATGTGCGTGCAAGCTTAGGGTCATGCCGATATGACAGGTATTTTTAATTCTTCCTTGATTCTTAACTTGATTCTTCATTTCACATTTGTACCTTGCATATGATTACAATTTCTAAGTCCcgaatttttaaaatgattttaggTGAATTTGGTGACGGGATAAATGCATTGAGGACTGCTCTTGAGAATGAATCAGAATCGATAATATATTATTCTTTgtgcattcattttttttgcttgtttttacTTCATATTGGAGATAACTAGATGtgtactataattttttttttcaggaggATGGACAACCTATTGTTTGGTCAAGTTTGAGGATTTGAGTGTCTCACTGTTTCATGTATGGGTTGATGCCTACATGACAATGTAATAGCCTAATAGGACTTAATTAACTGTTAGACCCCGAATAAAACAACTCGAAATAAATTTCAGGAAAGACAGAGCAAACAAGAAACTGACCGAATTAAGAACAGCAGCGTGATAGCTTGATTTAGCTGGGCAAAAGTAGATGAACATTACAAGATAGGGGCGCCACCATACGAGCAAGAAAGCAAGGAAAAAGCTAGGGTTTCAATTCATCAATAGCCAAGTCTATCAGGGTGACGGCTTATAAGGAATGCGTCATCGTTACACGACAAAACAGGTGACAACTACAGTACGGCAAGCACCGGAAGTGAATAGCGTGTCTCCGATTCCTTAGCCATCCGATCTTCATAATCTGTTGATCGAAACAGTATCCTGCAATCGGAGCCAACCCTTGCATCGTCTTCTCCTCCTTACATCTAGGCTTCAGCAGGGTACTGACAATTATGTGCTTGTATTATTGTGGAACTGTCATTGTGTTTGCGTGATCTTGAGCTATTGTGACTTGTGAGTTCGTGATTTGTGAGAAGTTAGTGTGAGGTACTGAGCTATTGAGTTGAAACTTGTGATTGGTCAACACTATATGTGTGATTTGTGATGTCATGTACTCATGTCATAGTAACCTTTTCTTGGATATTTATCGATGTTCTAGTCAATTTCATTTACAATTTTAGAATTGTCGTTATATTGTCGTTTATTGTTCTCTATCATATTGTGCAGATTGActtaagcataaacataaacaaaaaagatgagggtgttgGTCTTACCCACGTGTAGTGGCCCCACCTATATGCCATAATTTCCTCCCATTTTTTATCGCTCTCTCTTGCCAACGGTAAGTCCTTCGTCTCTTTTGCCAACCACCATGCCGTCTATTAGAGTCTCACTCATCAGTGCAGTGATCATGACCAACGTTGTCGATAACCGGAGTAGGGCCATTGTAGGTGTGATTGGATCAAGTAGAGCAGCAGCATAAGAGATCAAGGGAGCTGcttgaaaataacaaaaaaaaaagagagagagaagggctAGATCATTGGGTTAAGgataattttactatttttgatAAACGTATCTATATGTACTAATCATAACTGATTATACCATCCTTATGAAAATACCGGAATCGAGGTACTGCATTTTGTAGTGTAAAATCTGATAACTCTAGTTATTtcgtacctcaaggtaccaaaattatgaaaatatttttgataccTCTATATCTCTAATGTTAAAAATGCAGGTACAAACATAAAAGCAGCATTTGAACGGTTGTTACTTCTAACTGTACCAAACAACTAAACTTGAGGGAAAGTATATGTGGTGTGATGGTAGAGTCGTGGACACATGACTCTATATATTAGGGTTCAAATCCTAGTACCAACGAATATTAGGCACCTGCAAGCGagtttttaatagaaattctATGAGATTAGGGATGTGTTGTTAGTTTTGTGTAATCGAAAAAGAAATAGTTAAACTTTAGAAACACACCATGCACGCATCATCTAGCTCAACTAAGATCAAATTCATGTCACATAAAATCCTGACAGTTGTTTTCTAATTCAATTGCTCTAGATGAGTGCTATAGTAAAAATCAACAAGCCCTTCATCAATATAGTGCTTTTGGTACCGTCAGTGATGGATGAAGGATTTGGATGAAAGGGGCTTATCACCTTCTTCCTTGGGTcctcttttccttccttcgTCTTTTGTCtcctcttatttttctcctaATCTTCATGGAGATCCAGTGTGTAGGAGTACTAGAGTCCTCCTGCCCGTCTGCCCCTACGCTGAATCCCCTCCGGGCTACACTACCGCAATTCTATTCTAGATCATGTGATGTATATACAACTGTTTAAGTTGCAGTTACGATAATAACTGCACACGATCTTGATCCCGCATGCTTCGGTGGCCGTGAACCACGCCgacctcctgctgctgctgaatgCTCACGCCGGCTTTGCACGACGAAGAAGCCGGCCATGCCCAACGCCCGTCGCAGCGCTTCGTCGCCGTTGCGGCGCTTCTGGGCTCCCACGATAAATGGGCCAAATATTTGGGCCCAGAATGGACGGCCCAGGTATGATCGCCGCCAATCTCTGTGGGCCCACTCGCGGCTGCGGCTATAATGAGTGGAGACTTTTGCAGAAATTCCCCCATCCACCGGACGCGGTCGCGGTCTCCCGTCGGAAgaaccgccgcccgccgccgcagcagtgCCGGCGGTCTCCTCCGGTAGGTCGTCTCCCCCTCTCGCTCCGATGATCTGAAGGTTGTTCCCTTGTGCAGTTCTCGCTGCGGAAACGGACAAAATGATGTTAGCTTGGCTTTCTTGGTTGTCCCGTCCGCGCAGGCCACCTGCTCGACGGAATGTCCCGGAGGACCGCCACCGCGCGGTGGGTGCCGCGTTACCGGCCGGAGCCGGTGGGGAGGTCCGGTCCCGGCGTGCCGGCCCCTGCGGCCCACGCGTTCGGCCAAATGCCTCGGGGGGCTACCACCGTGCTGTGGGTGCCGCGGCGCcaaggggagggggaggggaggcccAGTGGCTCGTCACGCTACGCCGTCGCCCCCGCCGACCGGCTCAGCGCCCTCCCGGACGAGATCCTGCACCACGTCATGTCGTTCTTGAAGGCGTGGGAGGTGGTGCGCACCTGCGTGCTCTCGCAGCGCTGGCGCCGCCTCTGGGCCTCGGCGCCGTGTGTCGACATCCGCGTGCGGAGCTGtggccgcgacggcgacccgcCGGAGGAGTTCGGCAAGTTCGTGTACCGTCTGTTGCTGGCACGGGAGGTGTCAGCCCCAGTGGATACGCTCCGGCTGCGGTCGAGCGACGGGGAGGAATATGCCGAGACCTATGACAATGATGATGTTAACATGTGGATCTATTCTGCAATCAAACGCAATGCTCGAGTCATTCACCTTAATGGGCACCGCTTGGACGACCTGGTGTTGGAGCACACTGCTTTTGCCTCTCACAGCCTCAAGATCTTGAAGCTGTCACACGTCAAACTTGATGGGAAGATCCTCAAGCAGCTCTCCTCTGTGTGCACTTCTCTAGAAGAGCTAGAGCTTAACAACTGCCCAGTTAATGGCGGTGAGATTCGGTCAGTCTCACTGAAGAAACTGATGATGGTCAAGTGCTCTATCACTGTTGACCTCTCGGTTTGTGCTCCAAACCTTGAGTTCCTATGCTGTGTCACCCCATTCTGTCGTGTTCCCTTGTTCCAAAACCTGAGCTCGCTGGATGCGGCCACCATCATGCTTGATGACTCTTTCCTGCGCAATGACGAATTCCTCCATGTGAACGAGGATGAAGAGCTTGAGGAAACCAGTGATGATGAGGCTGACTGTGAGACTATATCAGATCATTATGATAATACGAGGGATACTGACAGAGATGCctatgacgacgacgacgacgacttctTATGTGATGAATATCTTAGTAGTTGTCACGATAATTTGGTCGATGATTACAACTACGGCTCTGATATTGAAAGTGATGACAATGTATATCAATATTGTCAGATAGCAAATGAATGTAGAGGTGGAAAGTATGGCAACTACCATGACAGCAAACAGATTGGTAATTATCAGGAATTATGCGAGCATGCTGATACTTTCAGTGGCCAGAATTTACTTTGCAGCCTTTTGAATGCCAGAAGCTTGGAGTTGTTGGCTCATTCAGGAGAGGTATTTCAGGACCTTTTACTTCTGATATATTCGTATCATGCCTTTATTTTCTATGCATGTGCTTTGGTACTATGATAAATACCACATGTAGAATaaatttgtttccttttcttgaTAATATTGCTCTTGTCAACTCAAAATATGACACTCAAAATGACAAACAACTATTTAGCTGCCATTTACTTATGTTGCATACCTGTTTGCTATCTTACTGAGCAGAATAGGGAGGATTCCcgccaataaaaatattaattaatgtctTACTAATGAATTGATTGACTATTGCTTTTTTACTGTTCATGTACTTTGTAAATATTTGTAAGTTATATAAGGTTTCCATCTCAATAATGAATTATTTGTTGCTGAGTTCTGGGATAATAGCATGGTGTCCAAAATAATACTCCTATAtgacattgtcttttttttttaaaaaaaaaagaaatattcctCTTTTCGTGGTCTATAATTCGACACCTTGACACTCTAGTTGTATTGTAGAAACCTTTTGAGGATTATGGTTCACTTGGGAAAAACAAACCTTTTCAGAACAAGTGAATAATTTCAAGTTTTCTGATGTCTGTTATTAAATGATGTAGGTGAATAAACTGGGTCCTAGACTATGTAACCTCTGGAATATGTAGTTCACTTATCattttcaatattattttGAAGTGGATACTGTATGCTAACCGTATCATTTTCAAGTGCGCACCATATGTGTTAGCatggaatttatttttttcatttcttaatGATACTCTTAAGGTGTTCAGTGTACATGGCAACTGAAAGTTGCTAATTCCTCGCAGTATCTAATTTGgttattatattgtttatattattccATTTatttagagtattaaatactTACCTGCGTGCATGGCAAAGGTGGTCATGATACGGGAATTGAGAATGTGCTCAACATTTGGCAAATTGAAGACTTTGTCCCTTGGAGAGTGGTGTATGGCCGCTGACTGTGATGCACTAATTCTCTTACTTCAGAAGTCACCTAATTTGGAGAGGATTTTTCTTAAGCTTGAATTGGTATGTATATTTACATAGTTGGTCAGTGTTTCTTGATTCTTGTTTCGGTGTAAGTTTTAACATGTTTGGTAACAACTGTCAACTTGGTTTTTCTGCAAAAAGAACTACAGTAACAAGGAGACAGTAAATGTTGGTTTCGAACTGAAGGAAAGATCATTTGCCTGCCACAATCTTGCGGTGGTGAATATTAGATGCTCTAAAGATGATGGAAGGGTCCATATATTAGCAGAACTCTTTGGTGCTAATGGTTTACCCCTTGAGAAGATTTATGTCCGCCGGACAGGCAGCACCTGTGAGTAACTCTCTGTCTTTCTGTTCATTTTTACCCATGTATTtgcaatatttatattaatctgTTGCATTCTTATAGATATCAGATCTAATTATTCCTTTATTCTTTACAAACTAAAAGTAAAATTGCCTTCTTTTTTGAAATTGTAAGTTTGTAACTATGCTTAAGTTGGCAGATAAAAGCAACAACCTAAGTCTTGAAGTTTCCTTTGCTCTAGTAAATGTGCTCTGTTATTTCATCTCTATATTTTGTTCCTTGTGAAGTGAAACTGTGATGATCTAATAGATAAGTCATtggcttttgtatatttcttaCAGACCTTCGCAGCATGAAATAATGAGAGATTTTACTAGGGATGAGCTGCAAGAAGCTAGCGGGCACCACTGGTAATAGCTACAAGAACTacagaagcaaaaagaagaaattaatTGTCTTTTACTTTTGATTCAAATCATATCTGATGACTGCTcaacgtttttttttatagatagtAAGCACCTGATAACCACAAAGTTTGACTTGGAGCATACTGATCACTTATCGAAAGCTGTGGTCAGCTGACCTCAGCCAAAGAATTTCCACaacataactatgtaattagttagGTAAATTTGAGTTATCTTCCCTCGATCTGCACATTTATTCCAATTAggcatcatcttttttttttttagataatgaactGGGCATTATCTTTTGATGGGCATGTGTGGTGTTTGCTGATGCTTGACCAAAGTTTGTTGTGAGTTCGTGACTCTTGCTCAGTATCTTCCCATGCTCCTTTGAGCATTGATGAAACCGTGAATGCCTTCTTTGGAATATTATGATATTGACACTCGACTGCCAATTGTTAGCAGggataattaactttttgtcactcttataaGCGGTGATAACATATTTACTACTGGACCTACATATCATAGACGCGTCTATGagggtccacatgtcataaacAGCGAGCGGTAAATTTGTTATCATCCAATCTTAAGAgtggtaaatagttaaatgcccTTGGCGTCTCCTGAAGAGCAGTTCTAGgaggtgattgtttttttaaggacAAAGCCatacgatatatttacaaatgaaaaaaatttatgaataaaacttttatacgtgtGTTATtagtctagaaaataaactacgataaaaaagcCCTAaagtcaacttcaaatttatgattaaaaatttaaatttggcttataagcataagcaaaacaaaaagCTGATTGTGGTAGGATAGCCAGGAAAATGGTGTTCTTCGTTCCGATTGTTCTTGTAGTATACATTTGTTAGTGAAAGTTGGACCTGACATCACTGGAAGGGACAAGAGGAGATTATGTTGATAGAGGTTAGAAGATATGGAGCTCTTTATGCAACTTTCAGTTTTTTCTTCTACTGGTTTCATAGATAATGTTTGAGATACTGCCATACTTTCATGGATTCGTGGAGCAGCTCGTCATTTTTTCCAACTCAAACTAATATGAACTGTACAGCACCACAATATTCATTCAATCTCCCAGACGGACATCGTTCATAAACAAATCTAACTAGCAGAACAATATATACAATCCTTAGCTCTGAATCAAACTAGGTCCTC is a window of Oryza brachyantha chromosome 8, ObraRS2, whole genome shotgun sequence DNA encoding:
- the LOC102721387 gene encoding uncharacterized protein LOC102721387 isoform X1, with the translated sequence MSRRTATARWVPRYRPEPVGRSGPGVPAPAAHAFGQMPRGATTVLWVPRRQGEGEGRPSGSSRYAVAPADRLSALPDEILHHVMSFLKAWEVVRTCVLSQRWRRLWASAPCVDIRVRSCGRDGDPPEEFGKFVYRLLLAREVSAPVDTLRLRSSDGEEYAETYDNDDVNMWIYSAIKRNARVIHLNGHRLDDLVLEHTAFASHSLKILKLSHVKLDGKILKQLSSVCTSLEELELNNCPVNGGEIRSVSLKKLMMVKCSITVDLSVCAPNLEFLCCVTPFCRVPLFQNLSSLDAATIMLDDSFLRNDEFLHVNEDEELEETSDDEADCETISDHYDNTRDTDRDAYDDDDDDFLCDEYLSSCHDNLVDDYNYGSDIESDDNVYQYCQIANECRGGKYGNYHDSKQIGNYQELCEHADTFSGQNLLCSLLNARSLELLAHSGEVVMIRELRMCSTFGKLKTLSLGEWCMAADCDALILLLQKSPNLERIFLKLELNYSNKETVNVGFELKERSFACHNLAVVNIRCSKDDGRVHILAELFGANGLPLEKIYVRRTGSTYLRSMK
- the LOC102721387 gene encoding F-box/LRR-repeat protein At1g55660-like isoform X2, which produces MSRRTATARWVPRYRPEPVGRSGPGVPAPAAHAFGQMPRGATTVLWVPRRQGEGEGRPSGSSRYAVAPADRLSALPDEILHHVMSFLKAWEVVRTCVLSQRWRRLWASAPCVDIRVRSCGRDGDPPEEFGKFVYRLLLAREVSAPVDTLRLRSSDGEEYAETYDNDDVNMWIYSAIKRNARVIHLNGHRLDDLVLEHTAFASHSLKILKLSHVKLDGKILKQLSSVCTSLEELELNNCPVNGGEIRSVSLKKLMMVKCSITVDLSVCAPNLEFLCCVTPFCRVPLFQNLSSLDAATIMLDDSFLRNDEFLHVNEDEELEETSDDEADCETISDHYDNTRDTDRDAYDDDDDDFLCDEYLSSCHDNLVDDYNYGSDIESDDNVYQYCQIANECRGGKYGNYHDSKQIGNYQELCEHADTFSGQNLLCSLLNARSLELLAHSGEVVMIRELRMCSTFGKLKTLSLGEWCMAADCDALILLLQKSPNLERIFLKLEL
- the LOC102721103 gene encoding BTB/POZ and MATH domain-containing protein 1-like is translated as FFSSVVHGGVVVGELEPHRRRVRLPSSLNNHLGELLRRGTGSDVTLVVSGECFPAHKAVLASRSRVFMAQFFGHMMEKRSQRVEITDMEAAVFRAMLGFIYTDMVPELDHQNDGVNIAQHLLAAADKYDLDGLKSMCEEKLSNGGTTVETAAATLALAEQHGCRRLKAKCLELIAANLDAVMATEGYKHLMASSPLAMNDLLRAVRGRKN